TTTATTGCTCAACTGCTATTCTGCGACTCGCCATTCTTCAGAGGATAAGTACATGATTCCGGGATTATATATAAACAAGCGGCAAATTTTACATGGTAATGCTTAAGGGGGTATTAAATAAGCTTATTATGTGTAGCCTGAGAGAGGCGATGTAAGCTGTTCAAATCAAAAAAAAAAGCGAGTGCTATTTATTGTTTATTTTTTGAGCCATGATGGCGTGGCCGGTGGTCAAGAGAAAGAATTCCTGCATTATTCGCAAAAATTGCTTGACAGTCATTGAGGGCCTAATTAAACTTCGAATCTCAATTTTAGGGGCTATAGCTCAGCTGGGAGAGCGCTTGCATGGCATGCAAGAGGTCGGCGGTTCGATCCCGCCTAGCTCCACCATCAACTCGTGGGTTGATGAATAAGTTCCTGGTCCCCATCGTCTAGAGGCCTAGGACATCGCCCTTTCACGGCGGTAACGGGGGTTCGAATCCCCCTGGGGACGCCATTTTTGGTGTGTGTTACAAATCGCGTTACAAAGTCAGGGTCCCCATCGTCTAGAGGCCCAGGACATCGCCCTTTCACGGCGGTAACGGGGGTTCGAATCCCCCTGGGGACGCCATCGTTTTGCAACGATGGCCTTTATAATCGTTCAAAAATCGTTCTCGTATTAAATCCAAACAAACGTTCATGCATGCGGTATGCGTATTCATCCGTCATGTTGGCTATGTAATCGCAGACAATACGAAAGGCTTCCTGATCACTGCGCGCTTCATTAAACAGTTGTCGGTTTTTCATGTCGAGCAGGCTGCCGGGGTTGGAACTGATGGCTTCAAACAGGCGAAGCACGACCGTTTGTCCGCCGTATTCAAAGGTTCTCGCCTCCTGAGAATCAATCACATGACGATAAATGCAATCCATTAAATAACCTAATAATGCCTGGGCTTCAGGGATTAAAACCATGTTGTGCTTTAAGAGATTGTCATTAAAATCAGGATTTATAATGCGAACCTGTGTTGAGGTAATGAGGTAATTGACGATTTCACCAATGGCTTGTTTGCGCAGAAAGATCTCGCTGGCGAACAGGTTGTCAAGCAACGCTGCCTGTTCGCGGCCCAAAGGCGTTTCTTGAAGCAACTGCCGGAAGGTGTCATTGTCTAATTGCTCCCGGTCAATGAGGCGTAAATGAATGGCATCTTCCAGATCATGCACACCGTAGGCAATGTCATCGGCGATGTCCATGATGGAGCAATCAAAGGAATGGTAGGCGGCTTTGCCGTGTTGGCGGCCTGACGGATTGGATTGCAGGGATTGGAACAGGGTTCGATCCTCTGCGCAAAACGGCGACAGCAACCAATCGACTTCCGGTTGTTCACAGTCAAAATAGGCTTTAGGCGGTAGCCAGTCATTGATGCGGATGGTTTTATGCATCATGGGCGCATGTTCGGGCCGTTCAGGGGCGACTACCTGGCTGCGGCTGACGGGGTATTTAAGCAGCCCAAGCAGGGAGCGGCGTGTCAAATCAAGGCCAAAGGCGCCGTAACTGTTTTCTACCTTGGTCAGCAGGCGCAATGTCTGGCCATTGCCTTCAAAACCGCCATAATCCCGCATCATGAAATTAAGCGCGACTTCGCCGCCGTGGCCAAAGGGCGGATGACCAATGTCATGTAAAAGGCAGATGACGGTAATCAGGTCGTCGCTGGGCAGAAGGCTCAAGACAATGCCTTCCTTAAGGTTAGTCGCTAAATTACGCACAATGCTGTGCCCGATGGAGGCGACTTCCAGGGAGTGGGTGAGCCGGGTACGATGAAAATCGCCCTCGTCGGTGCCTAAAATCTGGGTTTTTCGCTGCAGGCGTCGAAACGCCGGGCAATGGATGACCCGCGTTCTGTCGCGTTCATAAGGGTCACGGTGATCGTGGGTGCCGCGTTGATGGATTTGCCCGGAGCGTCGATGAGTCCACATAAGTCAATTCAACCAAAGGAAATGGAATACTTTATGCTATCTTTGTTATAGAACTCAAGATTTCAACTGCAACACAGGGAAGAATAAGAAAAAGGGGGTATTATGAATCGTTTACAACGACTGGTTCTTGGTTTGGGCGCCGGCGCCTTATGTTCCTGTACGGTCAATGACTCACCCGATTACAGCCAGTATGCGTCTTACAATTATTCCGAGTTGCAATACAGCCAGACTTATGATGTCAATCCGGATAACTACTCACAATATCCCCTCACCGGCAGCGGCATGGTGACGGTTCCCGAAAGCTACCACGTGGGCGCTTACCATTCACCCACACGGGCTAAGGATCGAGACAGAAATTGGGTCAGTAACCAGAATCCCCAAGGGTATACGATTGAAATAGCCAGTGATCAAAAAGCCTCGAAAGTGGCTGGCAAACTGTATAAAGCCCCTAAAAATGACCGCATGGCGGAAATCAAATACCATCAAAATGGCAGTACCTACTATAAAGGCCTCTATGGCAGTTACAAAAGCTACGAAGAAGCACAAAAAGCCTTAAATGCCTTGCCCGACGATTTAAAGCAAGGGGCAGGAATTAAAAATTGGGGCAGCGTGCAAAGCAACATGGCGGACTGACGGGTTCGCCTGATTTCATTAATCTGCAGAGACTTAAATTTATCTCATCGATTTTTTCACGGACTGTTTGCATCCGCTGATGTGTTACTTGTTGACATTTTGATATAAAATTATTCAGATAAAGGATCAAAGGAGAAGCGGTGATCCTAAATATTCTGGATTCTAATTTATGCACAATAAATTATTTGAGCGACTGGGGTTAATGTACAGGGCATCGAGTGCGGCTACGTCGCAACGTTATACAAGCACCGTGACTCATGATTTGGATTTACCGCGTTTGCTGCAAGGGAAAAAAGAGTGTTGGCGGTTGCCCAAGGCCATCAGTCAGCTTAAAAAGAAAAAAATCATTCTTACCGGTCCTGATGAAAATACTCAGGAATTGGAGCAGGAAGTTATCATGTTATGGACCGCCTTGCTTAATCAAGGTTATGAACTTTATGCTTACACAGAGACATTAATCCCAATAAGAACCCAGGCTGATTTAGTCCGATTATTGCCTCAAACCCTGTCTTCGTCCCCCCAAATGACGCAGCAATTGGCTGAGGCGAATATCAGTCGTGATGAAGCATTCGTGGCTAACCCTCGGCAAGTGGAGAAATTACGGCACTCCTTTCCCGGGGTGATATGGCAAAAAAGCACCAGTGATCCATGGTATCAATCAGTCAATGCCAGGGACATTAAACAGGCTTACGCGTTTCTGGATAAAAGCGAGCCTGTTCGCTTGATTATCGATTCGAAAGGCGATCTAAAGGAGTTGCTGAGTAAAGAAAACCAGCCCCTACTAAAGTCGATTCTCAAAGGCAATGCATTCATTTCATTTCAATACAATAACACCATCGACATTTTTCTGATGGAAGAGAGGGGACTGCTCCTCCCTATTAATGAATTAATCATCAACGAAACGAAACAGGGCCTGCCGTTTGATGAACTGTTAATCCTGATTAAATCCTGTCCCCATTTAAAATGTCTGACTTTTTCTGACTACCATTTCCAAAGCAATGAAATAGCCCAATTACTCAATGCCTGCCCGGAATTAACCGTTTTGAATTTTGGACAGTCCAATTTGGAAAGGGGGTTTACAAAGCAGCTCGAAAAGAATGCGCTAAAGAACTTGACTTATATTAATCTAAATTTGACGGGTATCGAGGAAGAGGACTACATTGGTTTAATCCATCACGCCCCGAATCTGACGGAATTATTCCCACCTTCTGTATCCCAAATGACCTCGCCTGAGGCAGTGGTCCACCAATTCAGCACCAGAACCGTAGCCAATCTTGCAGGTTACCAATCCAAATTAAAAAAAGGGAAGTTCATTCATTATCTGAATCATCCGGGTATGATGGAGTCGGATACCTTCGGATTGAAGTCCTTCACGCTATCACCCACCCTTTATTCGTTAACGGA
This Legionella sp. MW5194 DNA region includes the following protein-coding sequences:
- a CDS encoding anti-phage deoxyguanosine triphosphatase, with amino-acid sequence MWTHRRSGQIHQRGTHDHRDPYERDRTRVIHCPAFRRLQRKTQILGTDEGDFHRTRLTHSLEVASIGHSIVRNLATNLKEGIVLSLLPSDDLITVICLLHDIGHPPFGHGGEVALNFMMRDYGGFEGNGQTLRLLTKVENSYGAFGLDLTRRSLLGLLKYPVSRSQVVAPERPEHAPMMHKTIRINDWLPPKAYFDCEQPEVDWLLSPFCAEDRTLFQSLQSNPSGRQHGKAAYHSFDCSIMDIADDIAYGVHDLEDAIHLRLIDREQLDNDTFRQLLQETPLGREQAALLDNLFASEIFLRKQAIGEIVNYLITSTQVRIINPDFNDNLLKHNMVLIPEAQALLGYLMDCIYRHVIDSQEARTFEYGGQTVVLRLFEAISSNPGSLLDMKNRQLFNEARSDQEAFRIVCDYIANMTDEYAYRMHERLFGFNTRTIFERL
- a CDS encoding SPOR domain-containing protein, with amino-acid sequence MNRLQRLVLGLGAGALCSCTVNDSPDYSQYASYNYSELQYSQTYDVNPDNYSQYPLTGSGMVTVPESYHVGAYHSPTRAKDRDRNWVSNQNPQGYTIEIASDQKASKVAGKLYKAPKNDRMAEIKYHQNGSTYYKGLYGSYKSYEEAQKALNALPDDLKQGAGIKNWGSVQSNMAD